Proteins encoded within one genomic window of Companilactobacillus zhachilii:
- a CDS encoding RsmB/NOP family class I SAM-dependent RNA methyltransferase, with amino-acid sequence MKVDLSNDFKEKYRQLMGERAEKLFSAIEEDSQEAFRLNPLKANYQNVEYSLAKPIEYSNIGYYGDIDGNSIDHLSGYVYSQEPSAMYVTEIVDPQADEKILDLCAAPGSKTTYIASKMASQGLLVSNEINAKRAKVLSSNIERMGITNTVVTNNSPKDFEKKFDNFFDKILVDAPCSGEGMFRKDPESVKYWSLDYVEQCANRQQHILDSAYKLLNQGGTLVYSTCTFSPEENEQNISWFLDKYPDMHLADVKKYPGMEDGRPEWGNNNPELTKALRMFPDQFNGEGHFMCKLVKDGERIEPKERKINDGLKKDDFKLVQKFAKVNLTALTENNWLKISDFLYQAASLDNRFKGLHILRNGLKLGEFKKNRFEPDIAWILALKPDQLTTIYKLSQEQYEKYLHGESVILATKPDFDNKWIGLSYQDKLFSWGRYSNQQIKNVYPKGLRR; translated from the coding sequence ATGAAGGTCGATTTAAGTAATGACTTTAAAGAAAAATATCGTCAATTAATGGGAGAGCGGGCCGAAAAGTTGTTTTCAGCTATCGAAGAGGATAGTCAGGAAGCTTTTCGTTTGAATCCTTTGAAAGCAAATTATCAAAATGTAGAATACTCACTCGCCAAACCAATTGAATACAGCAACATCGGTTATTATGGTGATATCGATGGCAACTCAATCGATCATTTATCAGGTTACGTATATAGCCAAGAACCAAGTGCCATGTATGTGACGGAGATCGTTGATCCACAAGCTGATGAGAAAATTTTAGACTTATGTGCTGCTCCAGGTAGTAAAACGACGTATATTGCTTCAAAAATGGCTTCACAGGGACTTTTAGTTAGTAATGAGATAAATGCTAAGCGGGCTAAAGTTTTGTCCTCTAACATTGAAAGAATGGGAATTACTAATACCGTCGTCACAAATAATTCGCCCAAGGACTTTGAAAAGAAGTTTGACAACTTTTTCGATAAAATTTTAGTTGATGCGCCTTGTTCAGGTGAGGGCATGTTCCGTAAAGATCCTGAGTCAGTTAAATATTGGTCATTAGACTATGTTGAACAATGTGCTAACCGCCAACAACATATTTTAGACTCAGCTTATAAATTATTGAATCAAGGTGGAACGCTTGTTTACTCAACATGTACGTTTTCACCAGAAGAAAATGAGCAAAATATTAGTTGGTTCTTAGATAAATATCCCGATATGCATTTAGCTGATGTTAAAAAATACCCTGGTATGGAAGATGGTCGACCTGAATGGGGCAATAACAATCCTGAACTAACCAAGGCTTTACGAATGTTTCCAGATCAATTTAATGGTGAAGGACACTTTATGTGTAAGTTGGTCAAAGATGGTGAAAGAATCGAACCTAAAGAGCGTAAGATCAATGATGGTCTAAAAAAGGATGATTTCAAACTAGTCCAAAAATTTGCCAAAGTAAATCTAACAGCTTTAACTGAAAATAATTGGTTGAAAATCAGTGATTTCTTATATCAAGCAGCTAGTCTCGACAATCGTTTTAAGGGCTTGCATATCTTGAGAAATGGTCTCAAACTTGGTGAATTCAAAAAAAATAGGTTTGAGCCTGATATCGCGTGGATATTAGCACTCAAACCTGATCAATTAACAACTATTTATAAATTATCACAAGAACAATATGAAAAATATTTACATGGTGAATCAGTAATCTTAGCAACTAAGCCTGATTTTGACAACAAATGGATTGGTCTATCTTATCAAGATAAGTTATTCAGTTGGGGTCGTTACAGTAATCAACAAATAAAAAACGTCTATCCCAAAGGGTTAAGACGTTAG
- the fni gene encoding type 2 isopentenyl-diphosphate Delta-isomerase — protein sequence MPKQDAQMQRKVEHLFLAEKFFTDESFADFDSVRLLHDALPELRMKDIDLSTDFLGNKVALPFYFNAITGGSKPSAKFNSELAQLAHHLGIPVSSGSMGVYLRLPEETRESFTTLRENNPDGFVIANVSAKANAKQAQVAIDLLKADALQIHINALQELAMPEGDQEFFWLDNIKDIVANVSVPVIVKEVGFGISQQNIAQLYRIGVRNIDISGFGGTDFAQIESARNHELDLTYLDRFSLSTVESLLESAPYQNKMTILASGGIRTPMDVIKAIRLGASAVGMSGLVLHHLQKYSLSEAEIFFDEFVKQLKLIMAAIGARSIKDIKKAPIVFDERLINYMKQRNINF from the coding sequence ATGCCTAAACAAGATGCACAAATGCAACGTAAAGTTGAACATCTTTTCTTAGCCGAAAAATTTTTCACTGACGAATCATTTGCTGATTTTGATAGCGTTCGTTTGCTACATGATGCATTACCAGAACTTAGAATGAAAGACATTGATCTATCTACTGACTTTCTTGGTAACAAAGTGGCTTTACCCTTTTATTTCAATGCCATTACTGGTGGCTCCAAACCATCAGCTAAATTTAACTCAGAATTAGCTCAACTTGCGCACCATCTAGGAATTCCTGTTTCTAGTGGCTCAATGGGAGTCTATTTGCGTCTCCCAGAAGAAACTAGAGAATCATTTACTACTTTAAGAGAAAATAATCCTGATGGTTTCGTAATTGCTAACGTTTCCGCCAAAGCTAATGCTAAGCAAGCCCAAGTAGCTATTGATCTGTTAAAAGCTGATGCTTTGCAAATTCATATTAATGCTCTTCAAGAACTTGCTATGCCTGAAGGAGATCAAGAATTCTTTTGGCTCGACAATATTAAAGATATTGTGGCTAACGTCTCCGTTCCTGTTATCGTCAAGGAAGTGGGCTTTGGTATCTCACAACAAAATATTGCTCAACTATATCGAATTGGCGTACGTAATATTGATATTTCCGGATTTGGTGGAACTGATTTTGCCCAGATTGAGAGCGCACGTAATCATGAACTTGATTTAACTTACTTAGACCGTTTCTCACTCTCGACAGTGGAATCGCTACTGGAATCGGCCCCCTATCAAAATAAGATGACGATTTTGGCCTCTGGAGGTATTAGAACACCGATGGATGTCATAAAAGCCATTCGTTTAGGTGCTAGTGCTGTCGGGATGTCAGGTCTAGTGCTCCATCACTTACAAAAGTATTCGCTCAGTGAGGCAGAAATTTTCTTTGACGAATTTGTTAAACAATTGAAACTGATTATGGCTGCTATTGGAGCTAGATCAATCAAAGATATCAAAAAAGCCCCCATCGTTTTCGATGAGCGCTTAATCAATTACATGAAGCAACGAAATATTAACTTCTAA
- a CDS encoding phosphomevalonate kinase: MSTGKAPGKLYLAGEYAVVETGFPAVLTSVNKYVTVTINKSQNGGTIQSKNLNKELIHWNRQGTELVFDDSESQLQYILAAISFVEKYALERNVKLCYYDLLVTSELDSEDGKKYGLGSSAAVTVAVVKTLGDFYHLGLSAMDIYKISAISHLSVQGNGSLGDIAASAFGGIVAYYSPDRNWIFNMIRNHSITEILSLDWPKLQIESLELPDNLELTVGWTGSPASTSILVDRIALTKAQKVEKYQNFLHASRQNVERLIDGFKTNNSELIKEMFSKYRDLLDDLAEFSDVHIETELLTKLCDIAEKLGGSAKTSGAGGGDCGIVLSDKQLDIAELKKEWRQVGITPLTLKIGDIIAHA; encoded by the coding sequence TTGTCTACAGGAAAAGCACCTGGAAAATTATATTTGGCTGGAGAGTATGCTGTTGTTGAAACGGGCTTCCCTGCTGTCCTAACTTCAGTAAATAAGTACGTCACCGTGACGATCAATAAGTCACAAAATGGCGGTACGATCCAATCAAAAAATTTAAATAAAGAGTTGATCCACTGGAATCGTCAAGGAACAGAATTAGTCTTTGATGATTCAGAAAGTCAGTTGCAATACATTTTGGCAGCAATTAGTTTCGTTGAGAAATATGCACTCGAAAGAAATGTCAAACTATGCTATTACGATTTACTGGTGACAAGTGAACTTGACTCAGAAGATGGGAAAAAATATGGTTTAGGCTCTTCGGCGGCTGTCACAGTTGCTGTCGTTAAGACCTTAGGAGATTTTTATCATTTAGGTTTGTCAGCCATGGATATTTATAAAATCTCGGCTATCTCACATTTGTCGGTTCAAGGTAACGGTAGTTTAGGTGATATTGCTGCCAGTGCTTTTGGCGGTATCGTGGCCTATTATTCACCCGACCGTAACTGGATTTTCAATATGATTCGCAATCACAGTATTACTGAGATCTTGTCACTTGACTGGCCTAAGCTTCAAATAGAGAGTCTGGAGTTACCAGATAATTTAGAGTTAACCGTTGGTTGGACGGGCTCACCTGCTTCAACTTCCATTTTGGTTGATCGAATTGCTTTAACCAAAGCTCAAAAAGTCGAAAAATATCAAAACTTTTTACATGCTAGTCGCCAAAATGTTGAGAGATTGATTGACGGTTTTAAAACCAATAATTCAGAACTTATTAAAGAAATGTTTAGTAAGTATCGTGATCTCTTAGACGACCTAGCTGAATTTAGTGATGTGCACATTGAAACAGAACTCTTAACTAAATTGTGCGATATTGCTGAAAAACTCGGTGGTTCCGCTAAGACTTCTGGTGCCGGTGGTGGCGATTGTGGGATCGTCTTAAGTGACAAACAACTTGACATTGCCGAGCTAAAAAAAGAATGGCGCCAAGTCGGAATTACCCCACTTACTTTAAAAATCGGAGACATAATTGCTCATGCCTAA
- the mvaD gene encoding diphosphomevalonate decarboxylase produces the protein MTRTARAYTNIALIKYWGKKDKQLKLPYTNSLSLTLDRFYTDTKATIIDADKDIVYLNKQLLDETKNKRIINYLQTIRDFYGFSDHFQIDSINHVPTSAGFASSASGFAALAAAINETKQLGLTRQELSILARNGSGSASRSIYGGFVEWQAGFDNASSFAVPIDENPQIDLSLLSVVINKHSKKVSSTVGMENSVKTSPFYPNWVTLVSSEIKEIKQAIAKKDLQKIGEISEHNAMSMHALTLSANPSFTYFAPQTIKIMQLIQELRQKGIFAYATIDAGPNVKIICTKESITKVQEYIEQQLSDVTCVVANIGPGIQYI, from the coding sequence TTGACTAGAACGGCACGTGCCTATACAAATATTGCTTTGATCAAATATTGGGGAAAAAAGGATAAACAATTAAAACTTCCTTACACAAATAGTCTTTCATTAACCTTAGATCGATTTTATACCGATACTAAGGCAACTATTATTGATGCAGACAAAGATATCGTTTATTTAAATAAACAATTACTTGATGAAACTAAAAACAAACGCATCATTAATTATTTACAAACGATTCGTGATTTCTATGGTTTCAGTGATCATTTCCAGATTGATTCAATCAATCACGTTCCAACTTCGGCTGGCTTTGCTTCATCGGCTTCTGGTTTTGCTGCCTTAGCTGCAGCTATTAACGAGACTAAACAACTAGGTTTAACTCGTCAGGAGTTATCCATTTTAGCCCGCAATGGTTCTGGATCTGCTAGTCGTTCGATTTATGGTGGTTTCGTGGAATGGCAAGCTGGTTTTGACAATGCGTCTTCTTTTGCCGTTCCGATAGATGAAAACCCCCAAATTGATTTATCATTACTGTCGGTGGTGATAAACAAGCACAGTAAAAAGGTTTCTTCAACAGTCGGAATGGAAAATAGCGTAAAAACCTCCCCTTTTTATCCAAATTGGGTTACACTGGTGTCTTCAGAGATAAAAGAAATTAAGCAAGCAATTGCTAAAAAAGATCTTCAAAAAATCGGTGAGATTTCCGAGCACAATGCGATGAGTATGCATGCTTTAACGCTTTCAGCCAATCCTTCGTTTACATATTTTGCGCCACAAACAATTAAGATTATGCAATTAATTCAGGAATTACGGCAAAAAGGCATCTTCGCGTATGCTACAATTGATGCCGGTCCAAATGTTAAAATTATATGTACGAAAGAATCCATCACAAAGGTTCAGGAATACATCGAACAACAATTATCAGACGTAACTTGTGTCGTCGCCAATATTGGCCCGGGTATACAATACATCTGA
- the mvk gene encoding mevalonate kinase — MLKGIGKSHGKTIIMGEHAVVYGYPAFAIPLLSTPVIVKIKQSHDNNLISKYYAGKIDQIPDSLSGVKFLINLLDQELNHDHVKYSISIDSGLPIERGMGSSAAIACAITRAFFDCFDKELDHQTLLDYVNKSETVTHGKASGLDALTVSSEDPIKFGKGVAPERFHFNSDGFIVIADSGVKGKTKETVADVRQMYDQDQAKIGAYLEQLGDYATKASEYLTKGNLKQLGLVFTLANEILTKLNLSIPKTDQLIEAANNSGALGSKITGGGRGGCIICLARNLNNAQMIQKALIKAGAEQTWIQPLSIYAEDSDID; from the coding sequence GTGCTTAAAGGAATAGGTAAAAGTCATGGGAAAACAATTATTATGGGAGAACATGCGGTAGTATACGGCTACCCTGCATTTGCGATTCCCCTTTTAAGTACGCCCGTGATTGTTAAAATTAAACAGAGTCACGACAATAATTTAATTTCAAAGTATTATGCTGGAAAAATCGATCAGATTCCTGATTCGCTGTCAGGCGTTAAATTTTTAATTAATCTGTTAGATCAAGAATTGAATCATGACCACGTCAAATACAGTATTAGTATCGACAGTGGTCTGCCTATCGAACGTGGTATGGGTTCTTCAGCTGCGATTGCCTGTGCTATTACAAGAGCTTTCTTTGATTGTTTTGATAAAGAGCTTGATCATCAGACATTATTAGATTACGTCAATAAATCGGAAACTGTTACTCACGGTAAAGCTAGTGGCTTAGATGCGCTGACAGTTAGTTCTGAAGATCCGATTAAATTTGGTAAAGGCGTTGCTCCAGAACGTTTCCATTTCAACTCCGATGGCTTTATTGTCATTGCTGACTCAGGTGTTAAAGGCAAGACTAAGGAAACAGTTGCTGATGTTCGTCAAATGTATGATCAGGACCAAGCCAAAATTGGAGCTTATTTAGAGCAGTTGGGTGATTACGCTACAAAAGCGAGTGAATATTTGACTAAAGGTAATCTTAAGCAATTAGGACTAGTCTTTACTTTGGCCAATGAAATTTTGACTAAACTTAATTTGTCAATTCCCAAAACAGATCAACTAATCGAGGCCGCTAATAATTCTGGTGCCCTCGGTAGCAAAATTACTGGTGGTGGCCGTGGCGGTTGTATCATCTGTTTAGCTAGAAATTTAAATAATGCCCAAATGATTCAAAAAGCTCTGATCAAAGCTGGTGCCGAGCAAACTTGGATTCAGCCATTATCAATTTATGCGGAGGACTCAGACATTGACTAG